The genomic stretch CATCATATGAATGATCATCCCTTAGAGatgttggataaataaatccagcgtcacccttagggattcgaatgggcttaacatcccaacccatggcgcctagagagagcttacaaacctcgctttaggtgcagctcctaagggctcatactataaggaaataaagttgcgccctcactaacagcaattgcttttagcgcagtggtaagcgcttgatcctacaagtggtatcagagcatggtcatgggttcgaatccccccggCTAACACTGGGGGGGAaattgttggataaataaatccagcgtcacccttagggattcgaatgggcttaacatcccaacccatggcgcctagagagagcttacaaacctcgctttaggtgcagcccctgagggctcatactataaggaaataaagttgcgccctcactaacagcaattgcttttagcgcagtggtaagcgcttgatcctacaagAGATTCGTCTGAATTAGGTATAGATATCTTTGgtctaggtatagaagagaaacaATTCTCATCAAATATGGCATCTCTTGATTCTATAATTGTGTTAATAGAAATCGAGTCATTAGGTTCTATAACATAAAACCTATAAGCCTTGGAGTGTTCAGCATATCCAACAAAGATGCAAGCTACACCCTTTTCTCCCAAAGTTTTCCTTTTTGGGTACGGGAGTCTAACCACGGCCCTACAACCCCAAACACGTAGAAATGTTAAGTTGGGTCGTTTCTTATACCAAAGTTCATATGGGGTAGTCTTGTTCCTTTTATTAGGAACCCTATTTAACAAATAACAAGCCGTGAACATAGCTTCTCCCCAAAACCCTTCACTCAAACCAAAGTAAGATAACAAGGCATTTACCATTTCTTTAAgaattctatttttcctttcagccactccattttgttgaggtgtataaggTTCTGTAGTCTCATGAATGATTCCTACGAACTGGAAAAATACAGGATCATAATATTCACCACCTCTATCGGTACGTAATGTTTTAATCAGCACATTCAGTTGCACTTCAACTTcagttttataaattttgaatttatctaaggcttcgtccttagcgtgcaacaaataaacatagcagaatctagatgcatcattaatgaaagtgacaaaatattttttattccctaATGATGGAGTAGCATGCAAATCACATAATTCACTATGTATTAACTCAAGAATGACATATTTCCTTGTTATACATTTAAAAGGTTGCCTAGTGATCTTTGTTAACTTGCAAGTTTTACACTTTtcgttattttcattaaaaacagGAATTAAATCGTCTTTAGACATTTGATGCATTCTTTTATAATGTACATGTCCTAAACGAGCATGCCATAACGAAAAATTGATAACATTCGAAGAAGACATAAATATAGAACCAGAATCTTTAGGAactccattcaaattcatcataaacattccattattataatatccaaatcctacaaacacaccagacttcaataaaacatatttatcgGATTCACACACTTGCTTGTATCCAAGCTTTTTCAATACAAGACCAGAAATTAAATTCTTACGTAACTTAGGAACATACAATACATTAAACAAAGTAATAGTCTTTCCAGAACTGAATTCTAGCACCACGTTTCCTTAGCCTTCAACAGGAGCGAAGTGATCATCTCCCATGTATAGAACAAAACCATCTTCCACTGGAACAAAAGTCTTGAACCAGAAACGATCCTTGCAAACATGTATTGTGGCGCCAGAATCAATCCACCACGCGATAGCATCATCCTGCACATAAAATGCCTCAGAAGTTAGTGAAACCGaatgtttaatcaaactattcatATCACAAATTGATTTCTGACCTTGGTTTTCGGATTGGTCCTTAGACCCCTTTCCTGAACCATTTGCGTTCATGTTGTCATGCTTTTTGCCGAAACGACAATCCATCTTGAAGTGGCCTGTTCTGCCACACTTCCAGCATTCTAGTTTCGGTTTCTTGTTAACACCGAAATTGCCCTTTTTGTTATTGAAAACACGCttctttcctttgtttttgttgttatcgttcttaccaccctcttcgatcatattaaccgagggtccaacaatttctttgccttttccTTTGTTATCCTCATGCGCTCGTAGAGATTCCTCTATGCGCAAGTGACTTCCAAGTTGGATCAAAGACAGTTCGTCTTTTCCATGTTTCAGATTGTGTTTGAAATCCTTCCATGAAGGAGGCAACTTGTCTATGATGCTTGAGACAAATATTGTTTCATCCATCTTTAATCCATGTCGTGTGAACTGTCCAAGGATTCGAAGGAGTTCATTGAATTGTTCCATGACAGACCTAGATTCAACCATTTTGTAATTGTTGAAATTGGTCACCAGGAACTTTTTACGGGATGAGTCCTCTTCCATGTACTTGGCTTCGAGACAATCCCACAATTCCTTTGCAGATTCCACGTTTTGGTAAATATCAAATAAGGGATCAGACATACCGTTAAGAATGTGCCCTCTGCATATGTAGTCGTCGTTCTCCCACTTTGATCGGCGTCTCAGATTTTCAACTGTGTCATCCTCCTCAAGTTTTGGAATTGGTGTAGACAGGACGTGCACCACCTTCAACGTTGTCCACATGAAATGCATCTTCTTCTGCCAACGCCTGAAGTCttgtccttgaaacttgtccaattttccgaaacttttagtcatctccttgacggtgcttcctcctccagccatgattatcaaaaaaatactttgttcgtttgttagaaaACTTgttatgataatcctggatatcttcaagaatcgtgttcgttcactttccgaacaaagtatttcgaccctattcttgtctgggttcacgaaatctttgcggggataattctcaaAGAAtgatctgtttctgacaatagagaacatatcagaatgtagagaggaagtataatTTCGTGTACCAAAATCGAggccaaaagactccttatataggagatcaataacagaaaacgaacagacacaccttttcggaaaaaaCAAATATGTCGGTTGGGAAatggtgcaactattcaaacgaatttttcGATTATATTTATTCAAACAATTATGCCCCTTGGACCCCtgcagggcgctgccccgcaccctgccaggggctctgccccttggaccccgacggggcgctgccccgcccCCCGCTAGGGGCTACGCCTCTTGGAACCTcatttctattattcgtattcaattacacgtttggctcgacgagcatgcactccgcactaccctaactcgtttcaaacttaacgcataattgcattggcccaTAGTAAAtgacattactaccaaaatacattgatgatactaaaatcaccaacatatATTCCTTACACGGCAGAAAATACGTccataaaaagaagaagaaataacaaaaatatacaaatcaaaatttattatGGATCAACACTTCATGCCTAGATCCACAACCCCTTAGCACAATATTTTATTACTTAACCTGTaatttttataatgaaaaaaCTACAAACTCTCTCATAGAATTTTTGAACCGAAAAAATTCAAACCTTCTTATATAATTTTTCCATGGAAAAATTAATAATCCTCTCATGAGTCATGACAAATAACTATCAATGTATGCTTGCACAAAAATGTTGTTATGTGTCAAATATGAGTTAGACTTTTGTTCCTTCCACCTCACTAGTGAATTTGGACAGTACATATTCTCCCCAAAATTTGAAGGCTTTGCGTGAAGATATATTCTCCTCAAAACTCGAAGGCTTTGCGTGAAGATACGGTGTCCAAACACACTTGTGTGGTTTAAAATAGTTGGTTCTGAAATTTGTATTGTGATTATGAATGTTGCATAAGGCTACTAAAAGATCCACCATTGCATAAGGCTTCTGGAGTTTTTTTTATTAAGTCATCAAACATCATATGATATATGCATACTAAGAACCATTTTCCAAAAGACATATATATTTTTGGAGGACAAACAAAAAGATAAGTTGAGAGGAGATGAtaatttcaaaatttacttattttACATAAGCATTTGTTAACTTAAATCACAAGTAGTCATGTGAAACAACCCTAATTTATCATGAAAAGATGATGAAACCCTTGTGTGAAATTTTTACTATGTTATTCTTAATAACAAGTGAAATTGTCAAATAAATCCCAAAGTAATAAGTAAAGGGGCTGAGAGCTCGCTAGTGAAGCAAACGCAATCACCTCGCCAAGCTAACCAAGATCGCATTCAACCATATGTAGAGCAACACAACAGAGATCTCCTTGCTAGGCAGGGAAAATAATTTATTGGGCAAGATAAGGCAggataaaataatttaaacatttaTTCAAGATCAAGTTAGTTCATGGTGAAGCAAAGGGAATGCCGCTAGAAGAAGATGACATTCTCTCCTAGCAAATTAAGGAAGTTTGAGAGACTCCTTGCAGGCTAAGTAACTTCAATAGGAAGGAAGATTGTCTCTCTAGGAAAAAATAGGGCCTCACCTAGTGAAGCAAGGCGGCGAGGACCACTTGGATGAGCTAGAAAATATCTTGTGGGGGAAAAGACAAGCTCTCTAGGCGAGCTAGCTAAAGGTGTCTGTCTCTAAGTGAGACTGCTGCTATAAACCTCTATAAAAAGTACTTAAAATCATAATATACTTAGGAATCAAGGAATATGATATTTGACTATACGAGAGTGAAATGGTGTAAATGTATAGATGATCATTATCATAGAAAGGTTATGTCATATCACATGACATTCTCGTTACATGGGTAAcagtgatgtgttgctagatatcACTcactatttataatattatataggtgatttaatttattataaattttaaataatttaattttattatttactacattttacaaatataatttatttgattaaatattttttaattaaataagtgaGAATTGACAGATAACAAAATTAATGTgacttaatttaattttattaaaagagtttagttaaatataaatattattagatataTTTTTAAGTAATCCAAAATTAAAGTATTAGGGTTTTAATAACTCTATATACAAGGCcatctaaaaaatatatagagGTCATgttctaatttttaaaatttaccctaataaaaaattataaaaaaaattgagtcgtattttattaaaattataaataacattaaaactaaaaaaatatttataaatatttaaataatatattagttaGTGAatcttaaattatttaattttaatctataaatattattcaaaatttaaattaaaaagttTAAATGGTAAATATGAGCtcatgtgtaacaccccttttctaaccccaaatatatcatacaatttcATAGAAtaatcatgcataaggaaaaaGGACGCCACATGTTGATTTCCAAAAAATGAAAATCCTAAAATAACATACATACCACATTCATAATATacaaagatcatattgtaacacaataatgtaaatctcatgcttccatacaatatgcataaacgcttgcggaaaacaaaaCAACTGCTATCACATAAATTTAATGAATATGTCCCATACCATATCCATCtaccaattcaaaataacattAATATCCATGCTACTTGAATTCACAAATCTAGGCTACAAAGCCTTGTAAACAACATATCCAAATATTAACACATATATAAAAATAGCAATAAGCATAAGTCAACGAaattccccccaagtgttacatgaccagagcatatgAATCGCTACCTACAAATAACAAAACTCGGAGCTCTTCGGCTAAGCCACGAACAAGCCACTACTCGTTTGAACCTGCACG from Vicia villosa cultivar HV-30 ecotype Madison, WI linkage group LG4, Vvil1.0, whole genome shotgun sequence encodes the following:
- the LOC131596996 gene encoding uncharacterized protein LOC131596996; translated protein: MWTTLKVVHVLSTPIPKLEEDDTVENLRRRSKWENDDYICRGHILNGMSDPLFDIYQNVESAKELWDCLEAKYMEEDSSRKKFLVTNFNNYKMVESRSVMEQFNELLRILGQFTRHGLKMDETIFVSSIIDKLPPSWKDFKHNLKHGKDELSLIQLGSHLRIEESLRAHEDNKGKGKEIDDAIAWWIDSGATIHVCKDRFWFKTFVPVEDGFVLYMGDDHFAPVEG